The genomic segment tttgtatatttttctccatttttttttttggttattaaatcatatttttaatcttaatattttacatCATAAATAGAaggttttattaaaaaaataaattgatcaaattttaattattctaaagcttttcttcttttcttcttttcttcttttcttcttttcttcttttcttcttttcttcttttcttcttttcttcttttcttcttttcttcttttcttcttttcttcttttcttcttttcttcttttcttcttttcttcttttcttctttttttttttttttttttttttttgagggttatataataatcaagaaatgtatattatttctttcaaTAGTTTggattaaaagaagaaagaacaaaaaggaaatttagaaatattatttttatgagagttatattgaaatatcaaataaattataagtaaaatatatatatgatatatacatgtatatgtcataatatatatgataatgtagtataatatcaaaaagtgtgctttaaataatattcataatgtATTATAGTAAACTATAttacatacaaatataatatatagatatatatatatatatatatatatatatataatattatatattttgtaatataacataatatttctaactactattaattatattctctttctttaaaaaaaaaaaaaaaaaaaaaaaaaaaggtagaGAAAAAgggttttattttttatatttatttattatccaaaaatgtttaaatttctatattaaaagtaaaataaataaatttaaataaattaaagaaaaagttTATTTTGtgtcatttttttgttatttttctttttctcatttaataagaatgaaatattataatataatattgttttttttaattaatatattttttctttttctcttAAATTATGAGAAATATATgtgattattttttgtatatttgttaattttctattaaatattttaacataaaaataagtacatatttttttttttttttttttttttttttttgcaaaaTTAAAGtaattatttgaattttaaaattttactaacatttttttttgtacgtTTTTGAAACCTTCAATAATATTGtattcattaatatatatatatatataaaatagtaaaaaaaaattatcgagaattataagaaaatatgaatatattatacaaatatataatctatTGAGTAacagaaatatatatgtatataataatatttttattctatatTTAATCACGGATATTTAAGgcatcaaaaaaaataacggAAGAAACAAAATTGACATAAAAGGAcattacatatacatatatatatatatatatatatatatatttatttatttatttatttatattatttcttgtggatatataacataaacataatatattttaacttACAATTAATAATGTGCCAAGATGATTATGTGCATTTATCAAATGAGTGTTGTACGTCTTTTGAAATACCATTGATAGTAtagtatattaaataatgtgGAACACTAAgcaataataagaatatgaatatatatatttatatatgtatatatttttatacatatagattttgaaatatatataaatatatggttAGCGagttaatatatgtacatgtgTGTGTTCATAGGCTCctttatttctattttatctGACTGAGGATTATGGGGatccataaaaaaaaaaaaaaagaaataagaaattaataatcaaatatattaaaataatatatatatgtatttatatgcgtgaaaaaaaaaaataaataaatatatactaaaacgtaaaatataatacgaacttatatatatatatatatatatatatatatattttttttttttttcatatatttttatgtattttttttttttttttttttctacaaaTTTTTATACCTTTCgtttgttatataaatttatttttcccCGAGTTTGTATTAAATtagaaaagatatatatatatgtatatatatatatattttttttttttttttttttttttgtatatttcttattttacctatatttttattttattaaataatttatatgagaaggtatttttctttttattttaaatattttctttaacaAAATGAGTGACAGTCAGAGTAAGGATACGTTTCATACAACAGTGGGTGGATTATATGAGAAGCCTAACAAAGTTCGAGATATTGAATGTTTATATCCTTGTGATATTGAAAAAGTAGATACTTTTGAAGAAGATAGGTATAAGAAGTTATTATGTGCAGCATATGCATTAATGGCTATAATAGCTGATGCTCCATATTTTATGATTGTATCGATGGctgattattttaaaagtacTTTTAATGTAAATGACGTTATGATAAATGAATTTGCCTTAATGGAAAGTTTAATATTGATTGTTGTTTGTTCATTATTACATTTAATTGGAAGTTATCGTTTAAAATGGAATTTACTTATGCCTATATTTATGACGATGATATTAGTTGTGTTAAATTTTGTTGTTTATTTTAAACTTGACTACATTGGACATAAGATTATCATCTTCAGTGCTATACCTTTAGGTTTAGTATCTTGTATATCTAAAATGACTACTATGAAAATATGTGTTTTGTTTAAAAACGCCTATTGTAGTGCTTATGTATGTGGATTATCTTTTTCAGGTTTTATagtgtttataatatatatgttaggGGCATATGTGTTTTTTCCGAATGATGAAATGAAATTTTTTAAGatgtttacttttttttgtttgattATTTGTTCATTAGCATTAACATGTTTTTCTATCCTATACCGACTATACAAAAAACGATTTGTGAAAATATTGGAAGAAAAGTATAAAGATAAAggattaaaaattaatagaaaaatattttatgacTCTATAAAATCAATGAAAATATTGTGGCCATATATGTTGATTTCATATTTTACAAGTTTATTGACTTATCAAATATATCCATCTATATTTCCAACTTTTATGGATGTTAGTAAAGAATTAAAAGGAACACTAGCtggatttttattatttggtgATTCTATGGCTCACTTATTAGTTCATTATAGAAGAAAcgaatttttaaaaacagaTTTTTCTACATTAGTCTTTTGCACATTGTTcagaatattttttgtacctatatttttattcttgcCAAAgcttcattatatatataactttagTTATTTTATGTTGACTagcttttcatttttattcgGACTAATGAATGGATTGgtgaataatttaatttttttg from the Plasmodium falciparum 3D7 genome assembly, chromosome: 14 genome contains:
- a CDS encoding nucleoside transporter 3, putative; the encoded protein is MSDSQSKDTFHTTVGGLYEKPNKVRDIECLYPCDIEKVDTFEEDRYKKLLCAAYALMAIIADAPYFMIVSMADYFKSTFNVNDVMINEFALMESLILIVVCSLLHLIGSYRLKWNLLMPIFMTMILVVLNFVVYFKLDYIGHKIIIFSAIPLGLVSCISKMTTMKICVLFKNAYCSAYVCGLSFSGFIVFIIYMLGAYVFFPNDEMKFFKMFTFFCLIICSLALTCFSILYRLYKKRFVKILEEKYKDKGLKINRKIFYDSIKSMKILWPYMLISYFTSLLTYQIYPSIFPTFMDVSKELKGTLAGFLLFGDSMAHLLVHYRRNEFLKTDFSTLVFCTLFRIFFVPIFLFLPKLHYIYNFSYFMLTSFSFLFGLMNGLVNNLIFLKAPETCKEKSKYEYIQLTPNILYLCLIFGITSGCLISKVHVRIVNIIAVILK